CGCTGGGAGCTTTGCCTCGTCGCGCCTTTCGGTTCTGGAGTGCGGCGCCTCACTCGCGTGTTGTTGGGAGTCCGAGGGACGACGCGAGCGACATCCAGAATTGGCGACGGCGAATTCAAAAAGAGCAGCAGGAGCAGAAGATTGAGGAGAAACtgtggaaggcgaggcgcgcagagaaggggaggacACCATTGAGGACGAGGTCGACGTGTGGTGCTTCGTCTCGGTTTCTTCCTCCAGCGCAGAGTCCAGAGCGTTTTCGATGTCCGTCTGAGAGACGCCGAACGAAGGCGCAAGAGAAACGCCggacgcagaaacagaggtCGAAGCAgccagaggcgaagacgaattggaagacgaagaacaggaaacaaaagacggagaggaagatgaggaggCTGCTGCCGGTGGAACCGGAAGAGGAGCCAAAGGAggtgcgagagaagaagagacagtcgGGGGGACATTCGATGAAGCCGAGGCGACGCAACGCGGATCGGACGAGGACGCAACCGCAACTTGGTCTacgccgcagagagaagaacgagaaggggGTCCACTTGCgtcgagaaacgagacacagTTGACAGAAGCCTTGACGTGAGAAGGAGCGGATGCAGAAGTTGCGACGTTCGCGAAGGCCATCAGTGCGAGGGCAGAAAGCTtgtggagaaaaagggagtCGACCACGAGGAGGTCAATTTGCGATTGCCCTTTCTTTGCCAAGTTTTCTCTGTCAACTCTCCACAACTCTTCCAAGCGAGTGAGCTGTCTTTCTAAATCTCGTAGTTCATCttcggcctcttcttccgacaGGGTGGCCTCgcagtctctctcctcacatgtgtgcccttcttcctctctctgtggggcttctttcctcaaactcgtcttgtcttttccgcctgactctgctgtctctccgtccccgtcgtcctcttctctcgtctggaGGCAGGGTGTCCGTCtccgcttcgccttcttggACTCGGTCTTGCGTCGAACttcttcgagtttctcttGGAGAAGAAccaactcttcttctcgttttctttgcagCGTCTCCTGTTCTCGCTGGAACCACGCACGGTACTCGGCCTCCGTCATCAACACCGTCTTGGTCTCTCTCGGCTCCGAGTCTCCGACATCGTTCTCCGGCGggtgttcgttttctctggagccttctcgcgtttccagCGGACGTCCACTTCCCCCAGGTTTAGGAACTTCTCTACGAACTCGAAACAGCAAAGGGCCTCTCCGGAGAAGAATCACATCGACTACGGGGATCTCTCCGCCCACTCCGCGGCGCAGACTCTTGACCGCCTGCGGCacagctctctcctcttcttccttctcctctctgccgcctgtTCGCTGCTTCCGCTCCCCCCTCCCAGAAAGCCAGCGGCCGAGAGGGAACGCGGAGCcccgcagagacgcgagagacgacgcacaCCCTTTGCCTAGCCACTCCGGcgcaaacagaagagaagagaacagaggacaGGAGGCGACAGGAGAAGGCGCGGAAGGCAAGGGTGCCTTCGAATCCGTCGCCATGAGAAAAGAGGGCAGTGacgacgcaggcgaagagagcaacggcaagggagaaaacagagggcGGCaagtcgatgcatgcagaaggagGCAGGCCTGTGAAGGGAGGTCGAGCGGACAGCACGGCTCAGAgagtccagagagagaggcgccttGGACGAAGATCCGGCGAAAGGAAAACCTAGGGAAGGGAGGTGAGTGCGGGGTCTGTGCGGCGTGAGAACGGTTGTCTCTTCGCTGAAAAATGCGACGCAAAACGACTGCAAGAGACGGATCCACCACGCGCGCCTTCACGACGTACCAGCCATCAGACactcgcagagacagagggtcCTCAGAGCAAAAGGGAGGACAGAGAACCTCCAACACCATTGGGGTGGCGGGAGACAAGTCGCCCTCGCAAACTTGACGCAGCACCGAACgacgtccttcttcttctgcttccacgCGACACAGCAGCGCCCGCAGCAGACGCAAAGGACTCGGAGGTCGAGGGGGGCCTAGAAAAGACTGAACAGACGCCGGACAGGCAGacggacgagaaggagaagagaacggaggagcAGGAGCGACTGCATCGCGAGGTCcttgcagagagacagcagatgTCTGCAAAGGAGGAtgacgaaggaaagagtgagagagagtggaggaagaTCCGGTACAGCTGTTCCTGTGATGGCTCTCGTGGCGGTACGAAGCAACGGACAGAGCGAAGGACCGCGTCCATCTCTGCGCTGcgcggagacaaaggagactgTAATGGTGTGCCACCCAGGCGCGAGTGAAGCGGTTCCTGTTTCCACGCAactctggtgtctctcttcgtttctttccgttccttgttttctccagCAGAGCTGACGAAGCTGTAGACGGAGACTCTCGCTTCACCTCGCGCTTCCACTGAAGATAGGTGCCGACCATCCGAGAGAATTCCTCCACCCCCCCGACCAACATGCTTCTGCCACCGGAGTCTCCGTCTGCGCTTCCGTCCTCAGCTCGAGTTCCAGCGTTGTCTTCGCGAGCTCGGCACCCACTTGAGGCGCCTCGGCTCCACCCACTGGAGTCTTCGATGCATTCGTCTCCCCGCGCTgtgcaagagagaagcagaaagtcCCTAGCCGCCTCAAGGGAAccacagaaaagaggcacAGTTCGCTTGTGCAGGTGCTCCGGAAGACACACCAGCCAGAGCCCCCGgtcgagaaaggaaaactgGAAATTCCGCCGTTCGCATGCATCGCGCGAGTCtggggagacagcagccgGGAGAGGCCCGGGCGGCCAGAGGGACGAGGGAGACTGAGGAtacggagaggaagacacacGCGCCGTTGGGTctgcagagcgagacagtggagacaaacagatcgagaagcgacgcgcatgcagttcccaTAGCCTCCGGATAACAAGCATGTTTTGATAAAGAGGCGAAGCATCCGAAACCTGCGGCAGCGAAGATGAGCacgctgaagaaggaaaagaaagatcTTTCGGCTCcgtcgacacagagaacagcgaagaaaagtgAGTTCCAGACGCCCGTAGTACGTTTGTCTGAGCCTCGGGAAAACAAtactgcttctcctctttttctccacttccttcACTTCGCGAGGCGTCCTCTTGTTTCGCCTTTACAAGGTCTTCGCGAGTCCTCTCTTGAACGCGAGGCCTTTGGCCCCCCAGAGATGCCGTCTGCGAGTTCCGCCGTGGGGCCTTaaagtgtctcctgtctctgggGACCGCAGCGCGGGCGTCTTGGGCTCCGACGCCGGAGGCCGCGAGGCGGGGAACGCCCAGCAAGCCAGAAGTCAGGCCTCGCCGTCTCAGGGACGGAGGCCGAGCTCtcgaagacaaggaagacgaaCTACGGTTCTCTACCTCAGACGCAGGCTGACCCGCAGGCGCAGAAGAGTCCGAGAGACTCGGAGCAGACCTCAGAGCAGACGaaggggaagggagagacacctgGGAGCACTCCGTTGCCTCGCTTGGAACGGAGCTCTGGAATTTCCTTGCTTCATCATGATTGGTAACGCAACTCGGTTGTGCAGTTGATTGCATACGAACGAAGTGAGAGGCTGAAGGCTCCCgatctgtctcctcacctgTGCCTGGACCCGTCACCCTCCCGGGATCCCTCTCCCCGAGGTCCGCCCCACAGTCTCCGCACCCTCCTAGAACGGAGACAAGGGGGACAGACCCTGGACCAATGCCAGCCACTGTCGCGCAACAAGAAGACACAGCAAACGAGGCAAACAGCTTCGACGGAGACGGTGAACCAACCGAGGGAATGCAGGCAACTGAACCTGAAATGGGATGACAGGACACCAAGGCGCCAGGCGGAGTACAGACACCCGTCGTCGTAAACCCAACTTCGTTACCGAGAACATTCGCGACATCTGTCTGTTGACAAACCTCCTCGCTACCAGTCGCCTCCAGCTGCAGCATCTCCCtagccttcctcctcgcttcctcgctcacAGTCACCTCCCGCCCCGATGCGAAACGGAAGCCTGCAGTTGTGCCTATCCCCTGCGTTTCATGTCCATCTGTTCTccccgcttcgtctctcctcatcGATCCACCTGCTCCCTGTTCGCCTtgctctcgcgcctcgctctcagcagcctccagctgcagcatctccctagccttcctcctcgcttcctcgctcacAGTCACCTCCCGCCCCGATGCGAAACGGAAGCCTGCAGTTGTGCCTATCCCCTGCGTTTCATGTCCATCTGTTCTccccgcttcgtctctcctcatcGATCCACCTGCTCCCTGTTCGCCTtgctctcgcgcctcgctctcagcagcctccagctgcagcatctccctagccttcctcctcgcttcctcgctcacAGTCACCTCCCGCCCCGATGCGAAACGGAAGCCTGCAGTTGTGCCTATCCCCTGCGTTTCATGTCCATCTGTTCTCCCCGCTACGTCTCTCCTCATCGATCCACCTGCTCCCTGTTCGCCTtgctctcgcgcctcgctctcagcagcctccagctgcagcatctccctagccttcctcctcgcttcctcgctcacAGTCACCTCCCGCCCCGATGCGAAACGGAAGCCTGCAGTTGTGCCTATCCCCTGCGTTTCATGTCCATCTGTTCTccccgtttcgtctctcctcatcGATCCACCTGCTCCCTGTTCGCCTTGCTCTCGCACCTCGCTCTCAGCAGCCTCCAGCTGCAGCATCTCCCtagccttcctcctcgcttcctcgctcacAGTCACCTCCCGCCCCGATGCGAAACGGAAGCCTGCAGTTGTGCCTATCCCCTGCGTTTCATGTCCATCTGTTCTccccgcttcgtctctcctcatcGATCCACCTGCTCCCTGTTCGCCTTGCTCTTGCGCCTCGCTCTCAGCAGCCTCCAGCTGCAGCATCTCCCtagccttcctcctcgcttcctcgctcacAGTCACCTCCCGCCCCGATGCGAAACGGAAGCCTGCAGTTGTGCCTATCCCCTGCGTTTCATGTCCATCTGTTCTccccgcttcgtctctcctcatcGATCCACCTGCTCCCTGTTCGCCTTGCTCTCGCACCTCGCTCTCAGCAGCCTCCAGCTGCAGCATCTCCCtagccttcctcctcgcttcctcgctcacAGTCACCTCCCGCCCCGATGCGAAACGGAAGCCTGCAGTTGTGCCTATCCCCTGCGTTTCATGTCCATCTGTTCTccccgtttcgtctctcctcatcGATCCACCTGCTCCCTGTTCGGCTTGCTCTCGCACCTCGCTCTCAGCAGCCTCCAGCTGCAGCATCTCCCtagccttcctcctcgcttcctcgctcacAGTCACCTCCCGCCCCGATGCGAAACGGAAGCCTGCAGTTGTGCCTATCCCCTGCGTTTCATGTCCATCTGTTCTccccgcttcgtctctcctcatcGATCCACCTGCTCCCTGTTCGCCTTGCTCTCGCACCTCGCTCTCAGCAGCCTCCAGCTGCAGCATCTCCCtagccttcctcctcgcttcctcgctcacAGTCACCTCCCGCCCCGACGCGAAACGGAAGCCTGCAGTTGTGCCTATCCCCTGCGTTTCATGTCCATCTGTTCTccccgcttcgtctctcctcatcGATCCACCTGCTCCCTGTTCGCCTTGCTCTCGCACCTCGCTCTCAGCAGCCTCCAGCTGCAGCATCTCCCtagccttcctcctcgcttcctcgctcacAGTCACCTCCCGCCCCGATGCGAAACGGAAGCCTGCAGTTGTACCTATCCCCTGCGTTTCATGTCCATCTGTTCTCCCCGCTACGTCTCTCCTTACCGGTCCACCTGCTCCATGTTCGGCTTGCTCTCGCACCTCGCACTCATCAGCCTCCAGCTGCAGCATCTCCCtagccttcctcctcgcttcctcgctcacAGTCACCTCCCGCCCCGACGCGAAACGGAAGCCTGCAGTTGTACCTATCCCCTGCGTTTCATGTCCATCTGTTCTCCCCGCTACGTCTCTCCTTACCGGTCCACCTGCTCCCTGTTCGCCTTGCTCTCGCACCTCGCACTCATCAGCCTCCAGCTGCAGCATCTCCCtagccttcctcctcgcttcctcgctcacAGTCACCTCCCGCCCCGACGCGAAACGGAAGCCTGCAGTTGTGCCTATCCCCTGCGTTTCATGTCCATCTGTTCTccccgcttcgtctctcctcatcGATCCACCTGCTCCCTGTTCGCCTTGCTCTCGCACCTCGCTCTCAGCAGCCTCCAGCTGCAGCATCTCCCtagccttcctcctcgcttcctcgctcacAGTCACCTCCCGCCCCGATGCGAAACGGAAGCCTGCAGTTGTACCTATCCCCTGCGTTTCATGTCCATCTGTTCTCCCCGCTACGTCTCTCCTTACCGGTCCACCTGCTCCATGTTCGGCTTGCTCTCGCACCTCGCACTCATCAGCCTCCAGCTGCAGCATCTCCCtagccttcctcctcgcttcctcgctcacAGTCACCTCCCGCCCCGACGCGAAACGGAAGCCTGCAGTTGTGCCTATCCCCTGCGTTTCATGTCCATCTGTTCTccccgcttcgtctctcctcatcGATCCACCTGCTCCCTGTTCGCCTTGCTCTCGCACCTCGCTCTCAGCAGCCTCCAGCTGCAGCATCTCCCtagccttcctcctcgcttcctcgctcacAGTCACCTCCCGCCCCGATGCGAAACGGAAGCCTGCAGTTGTGCCTATCCCCTGCGTTTCATGTCCATCTGTTCTccccgcttcgtctctcctcatcGATCCACCTGCTCCCTGTTCGCCTtgctctcgcgcctcgctctcagcagcctccagctgcagcatctccctagccttcctcctcgcttcctcgctcacAGTCACCTCCCGCCCCGATGCGAAACGGAAGCCTGCAGTTGTGCCTATCCCCTGCGTTTCATGTCCATCTGTTCTccccgtttcgtctctcctcatcGATCCACCTGCTCCCTGTTCGGCTTGCTCTCGCACCTCGCTCTCAGCAGCCTCCAGCTGCAGCATCTCCCtagccttcctcctcgcttcctcgctcacAGTCACCTCCCGCCCCGATGCGAAACGGAAGCCTGCAGTTGTGAATGAGAGATGAGTTGGAGAGGGACTTGAGGATGCTACGTCTGGGAGGGATTTCATTTCTGGTTTGCTGGTGGGCGTAAGGCCTCTGTCAGGGTGTTCGGCTGGATGTACACCGTGGTTGAGAGGAATCGAGT
This window of the Toxoplasma gondii ME49 chromosome VI, whole genome shotgun sequence genome carries:
- a CDS encoding protamine P1 protein (encoded by transcript TGME49_243265) produces the protein MDGLQVCWVHQEVEDESEDDEDEETQLLPGSLRPFEAAGFHSSRQFAAVAAQERSEEAIWSSGLPPQSASSSSEETHPHRNKQIHSCITGKTRSVPSSRQHTASPFLSPSSTSLSSSVAPPDSSFSSSLSSPRLSSSPVALSSEASSSAFPSEASSSSAFPSEASSSAFSSEASSSSAFHSEASSSASSSSTLSSPPPLLSASSPLLKSECRSEPRVLFPSSVLPAVRLPPLPSDRLSKVCSLVSQLSDSSTTTAASRSPEQEVSPPCPPAFRRLATSAYNSYLPSSFSISALSRCSSVSPPSSSSSHTSSSFSSSSSSSLSSSSSFSSTSSSLSSSFSATSFSTRSSSFSVHGGSLCSPSPLGCAGFSESLCLSPRCSREPPGSELFNLLDDLESGVVCEFDPPSPNKALREKGEDSSPFSSDVSSPSSPLKSFLSSPRLRHSASTALPRDSLRSSAASPSSPLQAPSSYSSLSSSSASSSSSSFASSSPPTLSPSSSSSPPSSSASSVSFSTPSSSSPNSRFSSSFPRGFSSPSTVSECHPVSTALSCPRSASSASAAATNSVLPLSENARSLFVSPSLSDLADVMAVDFEDVDSGPAPSCSSSSCSSRASFSFSSLSHSSPSPLPASAYCSRPVLRHSAKDTAERRRKDTAESELRRGEDDRTEPHKTWMPERGDAVKEANRTPAQELRHSAEAHQPDTEEISSHFLAFFDDSIPLNHGVHPAEHPDRGLTPTSKPEMKSLPDVASSSPSPTHLSFTTAGFRFASGREVTVSEEARRKAREMLQLEAAESEVREQAEQGAGGSMRRDETGRTDGHETQGIGTTAGFRFASGREVTVSEEARRKAREMLQLEAAESEAREQGEQGAGGSMRRDEAGRTDGHETQGIGTTAGFRFASGREVTVSEEARRKAREMLQLEAAESEVREQGEQGAGGSMRRDEAGRTDGHETQGIGTTAGFRFASGREVTVSEEARRKAREMLQLEADECEVREQAEHGAGGPVRRDVAGRTDGHETQGIGTTAGFRFASGREVTVSEEARRKAREMLQLEAAESEVREQGEQGAGGSMRRDEAGRTDGHETQGIGTTAGFRFASGREVTVSEEARRKAREMLQLEADECEVREQGEQGAGGPVRRDVAGRTDGHETQGIGTTAGFRFASGREVTVSEEARRKAREMLQLEADECEVREQAEHGAGGPVRRDVAGRTDGHETQGIGTTAGFRFASGREVTVSEEARRKAREMLQLEAAESEVREQGEQGAGGSMRRDEAGRTDGHETQGIGTTAGFRFASGREVTVSEEARRKAREMLQLEAAESEVREQGEQGAGGSMRRDEAGRTDGHETQGIGTTAGFRFASGREVTVSEEARRKAREMLQLEAAESEVREQAEQGAGGSMRRDETGRTDGHETQGIGTTAGFRFASGREVTVSEEARRKAREMLQLEAAESEVREQGEQGAGGSMRRDEAGRTDGHETQGIGTTAGFRFASGREVTVSEEARRKAREMLQLEAAESEAQEQGEQGAGGSMRRDEAGRTDGHETQGIGTTAGFRFASGREVTVSEEARRKAREMLQLEAAESEVREQGEQGAGGSMRRDETGRTDGHETQGIGTTAGFRFASGREVTVSEEARRKAREMLQLEAAESEAREQGEQGAGGSMRRDVAGRTDGHETQGIGTTAGFRFASGREVTVSEEARRKAREMLQLEAAESEAREQGEQGAGGSMRRDEAGRTDGHETQGIGTTAGFRFASGREVTVSEEARRKAREMLQLEAAESEAREQGEQGAGGSMRRDEAGRTDGHETQGIGTTAGFRFASGREVTVSEEARRKAREMLQLEATGSEEVCQQTDVANVLGNEVGFTTTGVCTPPGALVSCHPISGSVACIPSVGSPSPSKLFASFAVSSCCATVAGIGPGSVPLVSVLGGCGDCGADLGERDPGRVTGPGTGEETDREPSASHFVRMQSTAQPSCVTNHDEARKFQSSVPSEATECSQVSLPSPSSALRSAPSLSDSSAPAGQPASEVENRSSSSLSSRARPPSLRRRGLTSGLLGVPRLAASGVGAQDARAAVPRDRRHFKAPRRNSQTASLGGQRPRVQERTREDLVKAKQEDASRSEGSGEKEEKQYCFPEAQTNVLRASGTHFSSLFSVSTEPKDLSFPSSACSSSLPQVSDASPLYQNMLVIRRLWELHARRFSICLSPLSRSADPTARVSSSPYPQSPSSLWPPGPLPAAVSPDSRDACERRNFQFSFLDRGLWLVCLPEHLHKRTVPLFCGSLEAARDFLLLSCTARGDECIEDSSGWSRGASSGCRAREDNAGTRAEDGSADGDSGGRSMLVGGVEEFSRMVGTYLQWKREVKRESPSTASSALLEKTRNGKKRRETPELRGNRNRFTRAWVAHHYSLLCLRAAQRWTRSFALSVASYRHESHHRNSCTGSSSTLSHSFLRHPPLQTSAVSLQGPRDAVAPAPPFSSPSRPSACPASVQSFLGPPRPPSPLRLLRALLCRVEAEEEGRRSVLRQVCEGDLSPATPMVLEVLCPPFCSEDPLSLRVSDGWYVVKARVVDPSLAVVLRRIFQRRDNRSHAAQTPHSPPFPRFSFRRIFVQGASLSGLSEPCCPLDLPSQACLLLHASTCRPLFSPLPLLSSPASSLPSFLMATDSKAPLPSAPSPVASCPLFSSLLFAPEWLGKGCASSLASLRGSAFPLGRWLSGRGERKQRTGGREEKEEEERAVPQAVKSLRRGVGGEIPVVDVILLRRGPLLFRVRREVPKPGGSGRPLETREGSRENEHPPENDVGDSEPRETKTVLMTEAEYRAWFQREQETLQRKREEELVLLQEKLEEVRRKTESKKAKRRRTPCLQTREEDDGDGETAESGGKDKTSLRKEAPQREEEGHTCEERDCEATLSEEEAEDELRDLERQLTRLEELWRVDRENLAKKGQSQIDLLVVDSLFLHKLSALALMAFANVATSASAPSHVKASVNCVSFLDASGPPSRSSLCGVDQVAVASSSDPRCVASASSNVPPTVSSSLAPPLAPLPVPPAAASSSSSPSFVSCSSSSNSSSPLAASTSVSASGVSLAPSFGVSQTDIENALDSALEEETETKHHTSTSSSMVSSPSLRASPSTVSPQSSAPAALFEFAVANSGCRSRRPSDSQQHASEAPHSRTERRDEAKLPAHAKSPPATYARDRSVNSKPCEDLLSLLRLCGCLRPRKVEEETDLKTVAGLARLFRQSLACITLSGDPATEEETPFHELQEGERVKISNLACSPAASVYSTRQRRHGQEPDRGGGGGGTGKWTDEWSELNAAEEERRLGGIDCHGNQRLVRLHGTKRTAFQIVRLAPGSALSPHPSGSHPAVSSPHVSAFFPSPPSSSPPSFSRYPSSSSRPFASPSFSRSPPSSSLVRLLPVCTAGSGGSRPLPFAVPLSVLSTSLRASLAAFSSALSPLRSPSSSAALSPSAGASAASGAAERENCQLGEGARSNLFAEGPTPGAEREGEHTEEANDGEPSEELDEAEGGTKRQQGRGRRRAPSSSVKGALDATAQKRQKRQLAELPRHCCAPAKDFEQTEREASPSGSDLGCKEKRERLTTRLSAKRSTCRPPDSGPGAETKEESKRRNAEDTGTKVESAFLLSALSQWLLPLSSLDVLLGLCHLPLFSQAHRLACLLKEADREREREQEVLQREEKQASTATEGRRLRERGELTLRPRKEMFFRGEAANHVRERDERRAQDRGRWPHFPETQVLNERLSKSGEEGKENVWQQLADAESVNAKGILKGQASESMQCLQRHGLKGSEQTDSRVSPPDSLYRFTAPPISIGILPAVAYDLVGVLLLLEDHQVSPLLGSYSADSAQTCSAFVGSERHASPSGLVAFLWTSTDQICCIRVKPSRNFSDFSANSGRHSRLEAPSSSSSSSSSSSSSLASASRSGREATGCAASREAPAGGCPFLLRYRQMLLGAAGRRNAGTTEGVKARQGVTAERAEGLQRWWMFQTEERGKVESGIKEKKHSFTGSVCVSSISSSVAASLSPGFLSLRWALFQNVEFQGRDPNLGIFNFSASPRLLHLASGPLHAPLPSKASPVFSTSSAYTNSLPFSRNSSSWQLPSSSLPRSSCLNSPFASDSPPPCSTSSSSAAGASSSSVLASSLCPAASPADAQSGLHPYCTEEEEREGKDKSGSRDTGGSDSDFGDRKARKKNGVREGREHGVTETSQRVAGQREGARGEKQSGRRPADSAMRQEDPRKNMRLREERNESEMRNEVDAPASKGSDKEGEREEGDREVKRQRTTPKRPSCRVDGKEERAITVCAVGMNDCLSEDRTVSTKRAAKPRNQRGEAADFISFETAYGDWKETACFSDRHEFEKANRFSFLQDEICDLFRFLGAPEAAPASSDRRGKDRAKPLLHNDRARLDIQSADQPGGRSEGDKQRPPSDENRPLDRNWDPRCSVKEQLVRERGALNDWDRAIRGEAREVEEERGEKTENGREGRGEAAESDRQGDHVEQCMRSCGGDTALSRLLLALEKVASAVGARRM